The genomic stretch TTCTCGTGGTTGGGGAATGCCAAAACTGTGATGCTTGTGAAGCAAACGGTCACAggatggaggagtggttagcgtggtcGGCTCACTCTGAAGATCGAGGGTTTAAATATACCTACAAGTGAAGTACTGGTATCAGGACCTGATACCGATACCGGATCGGATCAGCCCCATCCctattggctggtgaccggtgcaagtgtagcccgcctcttgtctgaagtcagctgggataggctccagctcttcCAGCTCCCCATTGAGGACaattatagaaaatggatgaaccAGATTGACATCTTTTGTTGTTGAACAAATTAGAAGTTAATCACTGCGACATTTAGGGTTAAATAACGTCTTGCCagctgaaaaataataataataacaataacacaatgaGTAATCCAATGGGTCGATCTAACCTCTTTGCTTAGGTAAGTCCAGGtggtgatttttttgtgtgtgcagaatTAATAACGGGCTTTGTTTGACTTGAAGGTGGTTACACTCACTATATTACGCAATTATTAATATCTATAGTAGAATACTGTAAACACGAAACATCAACAGTGCATACACAACAGTAACGACCAGTGTAGAAGTAAAGAGGCTGACAGGAAAACAACGTAGTGTATTTTACGCTAAACTAGCTAACTGTATGCTAAGCTCTCCTTGATCGACATTGATGGAGGTGGCCAGACGTGCTCTGGGCGAAGATAATAACATAATAGGCGGCTGGGATAAACAAGCAACGGCCATCAAGTGCAATGACAGGTTTCGTCGCGTTGAAGTTAGCTGCGACTAGCATTACTGTACTCACCGCGGAGATCCTGTGAGGTAAAACAACTGCACCGCCAGGAGGTCTGAGCATGCGCCTTGTGTAGCAGTGAACGTGGGATAAAAAAGAAGGGTGGCTTGTATTTTATACCGAAAGATGCAGTCAGACCACCTGATGTGTGCTCCGTAAGGACAAGCTGCAGTTTCTCCACTCAGTCTgcagtgatctgctgtttttctgCCTCCGCTGCCAGCTATGAATGGAAGGCATTCGTGAAGGCGGAGACTCTTCCTGTCTATCAAGAGGGGGCGTGGCTAGCTGTCGTCACAATGCACGTGACACAGGTTATGACATCTTTACAACAAAACACCatgaagataataataataataataatatgaatacagTACTAATTATAATATCATTAGAATATTGTTTGACACTCATGTTTTGCTATTTCAGATTTACTTTGTGTTTAGTGGCGTAAttacttttacatttacattacaagCTATAACGCTCTTTGCtaactatatatttttgtataagttGTTGTCTTCTTTTTACATATTAGTATGCGGATTATGACTGGAAAGGGACAGATttaggcttttttttctttgtgcattttttgtttttttgtttaatttaacaaGGTGCTTTCTTATAGCTAATTGTTTAAGAATACACACGCCTTATTAATTGCATAAGCGTGGCATTTGCCTTTGaggttttgtttgtgtattaGATTTATAACAGGATGTAAATGGGGGGAAAATTGTTGATGCAGGCTTGTATcgaaaacatttaaatattgtacAGTCGATTAATGCTTAAGTTATGACATGCAAAGAAAGACGTAGCCTTCTTTCAAAGCAGTTCTTCGTTTGTCCAACAGAGGGAGGCAAAGTCATATTCTTGGATGCCTTGTTTGCGGGTGAACCATATCACTCACTAACGActtaatataaaacaataaaaacatggacAAATTCGTGAATTTGGTTGAATTTGTTGTTATGTCAACCCTATTTAGTAGTTGTGGAGCATCTTCAAATGGCAAATAGAGGAGACAAGAGACAACCTGtgaaaaataatgatgaaaatatcgGTGTACTCGGTTGAGACATTGATATATTTGCgttattttgaggggacagCAAATTACAATGAAGAGGCATCTGAGGGGTGTGGCCCCTTTTATTAGGTACCGTGTATGCGCATTAATGTACGTATATCAAGCATATGTAGCCAATTATGTGATTACGTCTCCTAAAgggacataaataaataaataaattagttttTGTACAGGTGGTACAATTTTTTGTCAAACTTGCGCACTTTGGTCACCCCTGTATTAATTAATGAGAGGACCGCCCCCTCCTATAAGAAGGAGACGCGCCCACCGCTCTGTTCTGTCTTCATTCCAACCAGGATGAGCTACGGATCTGAagtcttctcctcttcttcctacCGAAGGATCTTCGGGGAATCTCCCCGCTATGCTTCCACTCCGTCGCGGACGGCCATGTCCTCCCGGGGGGGTTACCGGTCGTCCTCGGCATCCCGTAGCAACGTCGCATCCCTGGGTTCATACAGCAGGAAGCCGGGGCGCTCCTTCTCGTCCATGCCTGTGGAGACCTTCGACCTGACGCAGAGCAGCGTCCTCAACAACGAGTTCAAAATCATTCGCACCAATGAAAAGGAGCAAATGCAAGGTCTCAACGACCGCTTCGCCATGTTCATCGAGAAAGTGCGCAACTTGGAGCAGCATAACAAAGTCCTGGAGACCGAGCTGGTCGCGTTGCGTCAGAGGCAGGCGGAACCGTCCCGCCTGGCCGAGCTGTACCAGCAGGAGATCCGCGAACTGCGCTCCCAGCTGGACGAGCTCAACGGGGAGAAGTCCCAGCTCCTCATCGAGAGAGACAGCATCGAAGACGACCTCCAGAAGCTCAGGGGTAAATATGAGGACGAGTTCCGCGCCCGGGAGGAAGCGGAGGCAGCCCTCAAAGCCTTTAAGAAAGATGTGGATGACGCCACCATGGTGCGCCTGGACCTGGAAAAGAAGGTGGAATCGCTCCTGGATGAAATCAACTTCTTGAGGAAGGTGCACGACGAGGAGGTGGCCGAGCTCACAGATATGATCCAGGCTGCTCAGGTGTCCGTGGAGATGGAGGTCTCCAAGCCGGACCTGACCTCTGCTCTCAAGGAGATTCGAGGCCAGTACGAATCCATGGCATCCAAGAACCTGCAGTCCGCCGAGGAGTGGTACAAGACCAAGTTCGCTGACCTCTCCGAGCAGGCCACCCGCAGCAACGATGCCATCCGCGCCAGCAGGGAGGAACTGAGTGAGTTCAGGAGGCAACTGCAGTCCAGAACCATTGAGATCGAGAGCCTCAGAGGCACTAATGAATCCCTGGAAAAGCAGCTCAGGGAAATGGAGGACAGGCACAATGTCGAGATTGGAAGCTACCAGgtaataaaattgtattattacttagcaatctattatttatttaaagtaaaatatgattaattgcGGTTTTGGCGACTGTGGGCtctgtccgtggtgctgaatTTCTCATGGGACGTATCAGCTCAGCAGCTGCAAGTGACAACGCCCACGTCTTTATGTCCCAAATCGGCAGATTGCTACATATATTAGGCACGATTTAAATGAACAAGATAGTAAAAGGCTTCCTGAATGTTTTATATACCCGCACTCTATATACAGGATTTGAATTTCTAATAATTTctcatttctaaatatatttttacatcctTTTTACAGTCAGTCTGGGCTCAGGTTGTGCATTGAAGAGGTTTTTGTCAGCAAAATATTGATCTGTGTTTTTCATAGGACAACATGGCTGAATTGGAGAACGACCTGAGAGCTACTAAGAGCGAGATGGCCCGTCATTTGAGGGAGTACCAAGACCTGCTGAATGTCAAGATGGCGCTTGACATTGAGATTGCAGCATATAGGTAATAGAGTTGGAgcataatgtaaaatataagaaaaatacaaatgcaaatatgCTTTTATTCCTCCTTTCCAATCccctcattttcatttttacctACACAGGAAGCTGCTGGAGGGTGAGGAGACCCGCATAGGGACAGGGATCACCTACTCCAGCCCATCCATTACTTCAGGTGGCGGGCAGAGTTATAACTACCAGACCCGCATCTACACCAGTTCCGGTAAGAGTGGCAAGAGGGAAGGCAAGGATGAGAGCCAGTCGCAGAGCAAGCCGGGAGCCAAGGCCACCCATGAGGTCTACGAGGAGACGGTGGTCACCACCAAGAAGGTGGAGAAGCAGCAAGACGCCAGTGATACCTCCACTAATCAGAAAAACTAAGCCTGTTTTTGAATCATGCAATTCCCctcctttatttatttcaaccAAACCCAGGCTCTTTACACTCATACACCACCATAGGAACCTGATAGTTTGCCTTCTCATGAACATCTTATAATGATGTGTTTGATTCCCACATATTAGCACAAGGAAATATGtagattattttttaatgtagctcttattttcttttaaaataacaaCTGGAATGGATCGTAACTCCACTATACCAGTCACTTTAttcaatacaactttattcaaaactttctttgtttttccattcacaCATCCAAGAGAACAAGCACTTAGCCAGAATAGGTTAGACCTGGTCTTATCAAGTACAGTAGTCAGTTTAAGAGTAGATCACAACCGGTTTAAGCACCACTACCCACAATTCCAGGAAAGGCATGTGTGCGACCACTATGCATATAGgtcaaatatttgaaataaactGTAAACTCAAATGATCACAaagataatacagtaaacctcggatatatcggattcaattgttgttcactggttttgtccgatataagcgaaatccgttatatgcgtataccggaaaatgtctgttttacgcatatatcggatttatatccggtatatgcataaatgggattttatccgttataaaaaggcacttccttgactatgtttccaatgtacctggacgtgcaggcaacgctgcaaacgctgcaaatgacgtcgtatagcggcctgtcacgattcggcgaatcggagcgccacgatgcggccatccgatatatgccagggaaatttaatggaaatgcattggaacgggactggagattttgaacgaaataagcgaaatccgttataaaaaatccgatatatgcaatgaatttttattggaaatgcattacagaaaaatcggttctttttttatctgtccgttgtgagcgaattcccgatatatccgaggtttactgtactagatGTGATGCAATACTTCAGTTCGGTAAGGGAGCGCCCTATAGTTGGCTCAGTAAAGCCATCGACTATAATCGTGGCTTGATGATGATGTCGTCGGTTAACTCGCTCTTCGCACACATGTCCAAATCCATTTTTTGGTGCATCAATTTACATGCATGAGTGACCTTCCTGAATGACAATAATAGTAGTTATTTAAATGAGCTAAAGTATTAATCAGGCTTAATTTGCATGGTATATGTAGATGTCATGCTTAATGCGTAATGCAAAACACTCATCGATGACTCCTTTCGGCTAAAATGTGACTTAGGCTACAGATGTTAAGTAATGAAGATAAGGATGAAAAAGATGAGTTTGAGAAGAAGAACGACGCGCAAGAGGCTGTATTGTAAATGCGTACGACGAGATGtgtatccattttttttttccccaccgtTCACGATGACGCTTAAATGCCCATTTGTAACCCACAATGCATATCACCAAGCCGAAAGACCAAACAGCAGAAATGCAGCCCGAAGTCACCGTCTTTTCAACGTAACTGCTCTCTTTGGGAAACTTTGGCcatgactggaaaaaaaaatgtctgttgtAGTTTGACCTCACCGGTACAATAATGGACTTgtagcttcttcttcttctgctgctgctgcttgctcACTGCCAGCTTCAACACAGTAACCGACCACGCCCTGACAAGCTGCACTCACAcatcaaatgaacaaaaaaaaaagaaacacacaaaaaaaaaaacgcgtaATAGTATGACAGAATACGGAACGGCTTGTTTTAATTGTGGCTTAGCGATTTAATCGGCATCTCAGTACTGTAGTCAGCGTGTAT from Doryrhamphus excisus isolate RoL2022-K1 chromosome 1, RoL_Dexc_1.0, whole genome shotgun sequence encodes the following:
- the inab gene encoding internexin neuronal intermediate filament protein, alpha b — its product is MSYGSEVFSSSSYRRIFGESPRYASTPSRTAMSSRGGYRSSSASRSNVASLGSYSRKPGRSFSSMPVETFDLTQSSVLNNEFKIIRTNEKEQMQGLNDRFAMFIEKVRNLEQHNKVLETELVALRQRQAEPSRLAELYQQEIRELRSQLDELNGEKSQLLIERDSIEDDLQKLRGKYEDEFRAREEAEAALKAFKKDVDDATMVRLDLEKKVESLLDEINFLRKVHDEEVAELTDMIQAAQVSVEMEVSKPDLTSALKEIRGQYESMASKNLQSAEEWYKTKFADLSEQATRSNDAIRASREELSEFRRQLQSRTIEIESLRGTNESLEKQLREMEDRHNVEIGSYQDNMAELENDLRATKSEMARHLREYQDLLNVKMALDIEIAAYRKLLEGEETRIGTGITYSSPSITSGGGQSYNYQTRIYTSSGKSGKREGKDESQSQSKPGAKATHEVYEETVVTTKKVEKQQDASDTSTNQKN